From the Euphorbia lathyris chromosome 6, ddEupLath1.1, whole genome shotgun sequence genome, one window contains:
- the LOC136233562 gene encoding protein DEFECTIVE IN MERISTEM SILENCING 3-like encodes MKEEASIISSDEMQNGGSMQAQSIIYNSKKLQDDLHAAGIKIKQHEDNLKILKSQRNKLEDSILDLQVILGNYHSARPPSGESESHSSNQSEAETVKQILQHETSAAGILCQLITRHGTHAPQLAFAKDVLGIVATLGKVDDDNLSRLLSEYLGVETMLGIVCKTYEGVKALETYDKEGHINSDSGIQGFGTTMGRTLDRRFLVICLENLRPFCGEFVDDDPQRRLDLLKPKLPNGECPPGFIGFAVNMIHVDYMNLLYVSDVYGLRETLFYSLFSRLQVYKSREEMLLALPLISDGAISLDGGMIKPNGFFSMGNRTDVDVRFPKPSMSANPPDSCMETENQLKQKTWEKEKLTEDLKREQMLLNSARFNFERKKEEFVKFLAQTSAYSAQMQAGRTG; translated from the exons ATGAAAGAAGAAGCTAGTATTATCTCAAGTGATGAAATGCAAAATGGTGGTTCTATGCAAGCCCAATCCATCATATACAATTCTAAG AAACTTCAAGATGATCTACACGCAGCAGGAATCAAAATCAAGCAGCATGAGGATaacttgaaaattttgaaaagtcAACGAAACAAATTAGAAGACTCAATACTTGATCTGCAAG TTATTCTTGGTAATTATCACTCCGCAAGACCTCCTAGTGGTGAAAGTGAAAGCCATTCCTCCAATCAGAGTGAGGCAGAAACAGTAAAGCAGATTCTGCAGCATGAAACTTCTGCTGCAGGCATTCTGTGTCAGCTGATAACGCGCCATGGTACTCATGCACCTCAACTCGCATTCGCTAAGGATGTGCTTGGTATTGTTGCTACTCTGGGCAAGGTGGATGATGATAATCTTAGCAG GCTTCTTTCGGAGTACTTAGGAGTAGAGACAATGCTAGGAATTGTTTGCAAGACTTACGAAGGTGTTAAAGCTCTTGAAACTTATGACAAGGAAGGCCATATAAATAGTGATTCTGGAATTCAAGGCTTTGGTACTACTATGGGACGGACTCTGGATCGTCGATTTCTTGTCATTTGTCTTGAAAATTTAAG ACCTTTCTGTGGTGAATTTGTGGATGATGACCCTCAAAGAAGGCTTGATCTTCTAAAGCCCAAATTGCCTAATGGCGAGTGCCCACCTGGATTTATTGGTTTCGCTGTTAACATGATCCATGTGGATTACATGAATTTGTTGTATGTATCCGATGTCTATGGCCTCAGAGAGACTCTATTTTACAGCCTCTTTTCTCGCCTGCAAGTTTACAAAAGTAGGGAGGAGATGCTACTTGCTCTTCCACTTATAAGTGATGGAGCAATTTCACTGGATGGAGGGATGATTAAGCCTAATGGTTTCTTTTCCATGGGGAATCG GACTGATGTGGATGTAAGATTTCCGAAACCTTCCATGTCAGCAAATCCACCTGATAGCTGCATGGAAACAGAGAATCAGCTCAAGCAGAAGACATGGGAAAAGGAGAAGTTGACAGAGGATTTAAAGCGAGAGCAAATGCTGTTGAATTCTGCAAGATTCAACTTTGAGAGAAAGAAGGAAGAGTTTGTTAAGTTTCTGGCACAAACCTCTGCCTATTCAGCTCAG ATGCAGGCAGGCAGGACAGGATAG